A DNA window from Ahaetulla prasina isolate Xishuangbanna chromosome 7, ASM2864084v1, whole genome shotgun sequence contains the following coding sequences:
- the GPR37 gene encoding prosaposin receptor GPR37: protein MHLLKATFGWLWHMGMLCISAQATLNRDSVVRKGRENCELWCQTAPPVLQQMAHKQGAAWVVGHLGGIPEISLPKEHPVRLQSKAGDQEGWAPLKDYSDASKDWRVTQTVKHGEGVHQAGGHLEKKDESHLRRDSSVALRTRSALKAEEWEKSSARIGRRKYPRSKRGTGETQDTREARKSKTFKNRHHFSVFNISVDSQTTPFRGVVGNVVPQALPLNGSASHMAGREPAALRNGTFQPPHVKNPFYPLTQESYGAYAVMCLSIIIFGIGIMGNMAVMCIVCHNYYMRSISNSLLANLAFWDFLIIFFCLPLVIFQELTKKWLLEDFSCKIVPYIEVASLGITTFTLCALCIDRFRAATNVQMYYEMIENCTSTTAKLAVIWIGALLLALPEVVLRQLTKENSEISGNPPVERCVVKVSPHLPDTIYVLALTYDGARLWWYFGCYFCLPTLFTITCSLVTARKIRKVEKACTRGNKRQIQLESQMNCTVVALTILYGFCTIPENICNIVTAYMSTGVSQQTMDLLHLISQFLLFFKSCVTPVLLFCLCKPFSRAVLECCCCCCDECIQKSSTVTSDDNDNEYTTELELSPFSTIRREMSTFASVGTHC from the exons ATGCATCTTCTAAAAGCAACATTTGGCTGGCTTTGGCATATGGGCATGCTGTGCATCTCTGCCCAAGCAACATTAAACAGAGATAGCGTTGTCAGGAAAGGTCGGGAGAATTGTGAATTGTGGTGCCAGACAGCTCCTCCGGTACTTCAACAAATGGCCCACAAACAAGGAGCAGCTTGGGTTGTGGGGCACTTAGGTGGCATTCCTGAGATTTCCTTACCCAAAGAGCATCCAGTCAGACTCCAGTCTAAGGCTGGAGATCAGGAGGGCTGGGCTCCATTGAAGGATTATAGTGATGCCAGCAAAGACTGGAGGGTCACTCAGACTGTCAAGCATGGAGAAGGTGTGCATCAGGCTGGGGGTCACTTGGAAAAAAAAGACGAAAGTCATTTGAGGCGAGATTCTTCTGTAGCCTTGAGGACCAGAAGTGCTCTGAAGGCTGAAGAGTGGGAGAAGAGCTCAGCAAGAATTGGGCGCAGGAAATATCCAAGAAGCAAGCGGGGGACTGGTGAGACCCAAGATACAAGAGAAGCAAGAAAAAGTAAAACTTTCAAGAACAGGCACCACTTCAGTGTCTTCAATATCTCAGTGGATAGTCAGACAACTCCCTTTCGTGGAGTTGTGGGGAATGTTGTGCCTCAGGCATTACCCTTGAATGGCTCAGCCAGTCATATGGCAGGAAGGGAACCTGCTGCCCTCAGAAATGGGACCTTCCAACCACCTCATGTAAAGAACCCTTTTTACCCCCTGACTCAGGAGTCCTATGGTGCCTATGCAGTCATGTGTTTGTCAATAATAATCTTTGGCATTGGGATAATGGGGAACATGGCAGTGATGTGCATTGTCTGCCATAACTACTATATGAGGAGTATCTCCAACTCTTTGCTGGCCAACTTAGCCTTTTGGGATTTccttataatttttttctgcctGCCTCTGGTGATCTTCCAAGAACTCACCAAAAAGTGGCTGTTGGAGGATTTCTCCTGCAAAATTGTACCTTACATTGAG GTAGCATCTCTTGGAATAACAACCTTCACATTATGTGCTCTCTGTATAGACCGATTCCGTGCTGCCACCAACGTGCAGATGTATTATGAAATGATTGAAAACTGCACATCTACAACAGCCAAACTGGCTGTGATATGGATTGGAGCTTTACTGCTGGCTCTTCCTGAAGTGGTTCTGCGCCAATTGACTAAAGAAAACTCTGAAATCAGTGGCAACCCGCCTGTGGAACGATGTGTGGTCAAGGTTTCTCCTCACTTACCTGACACAATATATGTGTTAGCGCTTACATATGATGGTGCAAGGCTCTGGTGGTACTTCGGCTGTTACTTTTGCTTACCAACACTTTTTACCATCACTTGCTCATTGGTGACTGCCAGGAAAATCCGAAAGGTGGAAAAAGCTTGCACCCGTGGGAACAAGCGGCAGATTCAGCTGGAGAGCCAAATGAACTGCACAGTGGTAGCGTTGACCATTTTATACGGTTTTTGCACCATTCCAGAAAACATTTGCAATATTGTCACTGCCTACATGTCCACAGGGGTATCTCAGCAGACGATGGACCTTCTCCATCTGATTAGTCAGTTTCTCTTGTTCTTTAAATCTTGCGTGACTCCAGTACTCCTCTTTTGTCTTTGTAAACCGTTCAGCCGAGCTGTTTTGGagtgctgctgttgctgttgcgaTGAGTGCATTCAGAAGTCTTCTACAGTAACAAGTGACGATAATGACAATGAATATACCACAGAGCTTGAACTTTCCCCTTTTAGTACGATACGTCGTGAAATGTCCACATTTGCCTCTGTGGGAACTCACTGTTGA